The genome window CGGATCTTGCCGCTCGAGGACGAAGAGGTGTCCAAAGAGCTGGCGCGCTCTTTCAAGAAGAGGGGGATCAAGATCAAGACCGATACCAAGCTCGCCGGCACCGAGCCCGGTTCCGGCGGGGTGTCCGTGCTGCTAGACAAGAACGGCAGCACGGAATCGCTGGCCGCCGAGATGCTGCTCGTCGCCATCGGTCGAGCGCCGGTAACCCACGGTATCGGGCTGGAAGGGGCCGCAGTGGCAACGGCGAAGGGCTACGTCGAGGTGAACGAGCACATGCAGTCGAGTGTGCCGCACATCTACGCGATCGGCGACGTCGTGGCGACGCCCTGGCTCGCTCACGTTGCCTCGGCGGAGGGGATCCTGGCGGCCGAGCACATGGCCGGCGAGAAGACCTACCCCCTCAACTACGACCAGGTGCCCTCGGTGACCTACTGTGAGCCCGAGGTGGGGAGCGTGGGCTTGACCGAAGCGGAGGCCCGGGAGCGAGGCTTTGACGTTGCCGTTGGGAAGTTCCCATTCTCGGCCTCGGGCAAAGCTGCGATCGAGGGTAAGACGTCCGGGTTCGTCAAGGTCGTCCGCGAAACCAGGCACGACGAGCTATTGGGCGTGCACATCATCGGCCCCAAGGCGACCGATCTCATTGCCGAAGCCTGCGTGGCGCTCAAGATCGAGTCGACTACCGAGGACTTGTTCCGGACGATTCATGCCCATCCGACGCTGTCGGAAGCGATGGCCGAGGCGGCACACGCCGCGGCCGGGCACGCAATCCATATCTAACGACGATTCGATCAGGAGAACCGTATGGCAACCGAAGTCATCATGCCCCAGATGGGGGAGTCGATCGCCGAAGGGACGATCACCCGCTGGCTGGTCAAGGTAGGCGACAGGGTCGAGCGCGACCAACCGCTGTTCGAAATATCGACGGACAAGGTCGACGCCGAGATCCCCAGCCCCGCCGATGGGGTACTACTCGAGATCAAGTTCGACGAGGGCGCGACGGTGCCCGTCAACGACATCGTGGCACGGCTTGGCGAACCGGGTGAGCTCGGCGAGATGCCTGCTGCTGCGGACCTCGGGGCAAAGGAAGCCGCGCTCCGGGTGCCGCTTCCTGGGACTCCGGAGGAGAGACCCCAGGAGTCGGCGGCGAGCCTTTCGGCCAGCGCCGAATCCGGCGCCGCGCCTGCCGGTGGCGACGCCGAGCGGGTGAGGGCGTTCTCGAGCCCACTCGTTCGCAAGATGGCGGCCGAGGCCCAGGTGGACCTGTCGAGAGTAGAGGGAACCGGGATTCACGGCCGGGTGACGAAACGGGACCTAGAAGGGTATCTCGAAAACGCCGGCTTGCCGGCCGAGGCCGAGGAAGAGCCGTTCGCGGCCAGCGCCGTACCTTCGCCGCCCGCCAGCGCCCCGCCGGCTCAAATCGTCACTCCCATGCGGCGCGACCCCGGCACTTTCTCGGTGGCGCCCTACAGCGAGGGCGACAACGTCGAGATCGCCCCGATGAGCAGGATCCGTCAGATCACTGCGGCGCACATGTCTTACTCGAAAGCGACCTCGGCCCACGTGACGACAGTTTTTCAGATGGACCTCGCCCGAGTGGCCAGAACCCGAGACCGGGCGAAGGCGGGCTTCGCCGCGGCTCACGGAACCAAGCTCACTTATATGCCGTTCATTTTTACCGCGGTGGCGAGCGCGCTCAAGTCCAACCCGAAGCTCAACGCGTCGATCGACGGCACCAACATCGTCTTCAAGAAGGACATCAATCTCGGCATGGCGGTCGCCCTGGACTGGGGGCTCATCGTGCCCGTAATCCGGAATGCGGATCAACTCAATCTCGTGGGGCTGGCCAAAGCTGCGAACGATCTGGCGGCTAGAGCAAGGACAAAGAAGCTGCAGCCGCACGAGGTGCAGAACGGTACCTTCACTGTGACCAACCCCGGCGTCTTCGGCAGCCTGTTCGGCATGCCGATCATCAACCAACCTCAGGTCGCGATCCTCGGTCTTGGCGTGATCGAGAAGAGACCGGTTGTAGACACCGACCGAGAAGGCAACGACATCATCGCGATCAAGCCGATGTCCTACTTCGCGATTACCTACGATCATCGGCTGGTAGACGGCGCCGACGCCGATCACTTCATGAACGACGTCAAGCGAACCTTGGCGGAGGAGACCTGGAGCGAGCTGGACCCGTTTATCTGAGCAGTGACCAGCCGCTCTACCGAGCGGTGAGGTCGGCGGCTCGAAAACGGATCGTGGGATCGCGTTGTACGCGCTGGATGAAAGCCGCGGTCTGCCGAATGAGCTCGCTGCCGGCGACCTGTGTGAGCACAGCCTGCTCGAGAAAGGCGAGTGCCGCGAGCGCTTCCGGGTGCACGGCGAGAGCTTCGAGAATCGGAATGGCCTCTTTCAGCCGCTCCTGCGCTTGTCGAGCCTGGCCCTGTTGCCAGAGCACCTCAGCGAGTTCCAACGAGGCCAGCGCGGCGTCGATCCCGATCTCGAGATCGATGAATGTATTCCGGACTTCGGTAAAAACGCGCTCTGCCTCGTAGAGATCGCTCTTGGCGTAGGCCAGACGGCCCTCCAGCCAGCGGAAGCGCAGTAGACTCAGCCGACCACCCTGCTCGGCGTACAGCCGGCGCAGCTTGATCACGTTGCGGTCGGCTTCGTCCGTCCTGCCGGCATCGATCAGAGCAGCCACGAGGTTGTGGAGCGCGTTAAGTTGGCGTCGCGGGTCCCGCGCCGGGTCTAGCAGCTCTAAGGCTCGGGTCAAGAGTTCGATCTCTCGCTCAGGCTTTCTCTTCTTGCCGAACGCAAAGGCCTTATCGAGCAGCACGCGCCCCACCATGTGAAAGTCGCCGAGTTTGGAGTAGATCGCCTCGAGCTGCGTCAAGATGACGAGAGATTCGTCCGTACGCCGCTTCGCAGTCAAGAGTTTTGCGAGCGAGTTCAGGTATTTGGCCTTTTCGGTCGGCCTCCCAGTACCTTCTTCTAAGTAGGCGCGAGCCGTTCGGAGCGCGCTCTCCGCACCCCCGTAGTCTGACGACACACGCAAAGCGCCGGCATAGGTGCCCCAGGCTTCGGCTCGCGCATCCGCCACCATCGCCAGACCGTATCGACCCGCATCCAGATGGTCGGTGATCTCGCGCGCCAGATTCGCCAGGTGGCAGGCCGTAGCCGCGTCGTCCCAGGTGCTGCGCTCCGAGGCCGCGATCAGGGCTTCGGAGAACGCCAAGGTCTGGAACCGCTCGTCATTGCGAACCCGGAGTTGTTGTTGCTGGGGCGCGAGCTCGAGCAACTCTTCGCAGAGCGATGCAGCCAGCTCCTGCTCGTGTTGCAGCTGGTCGTGGGTCTCGGCAGCACGGGCCCAGGCCCGGTCGAAGGCTGCCTCGTATTCGTCGGGCTCGGGCTTGGGAGCTTGCCGCCCGGTGACCAGAACCTCCCATAGGTGAGAGGTGGTTTCGCCGCATTCCGAACAGCCCGCGACCAGATGGCGCACGATCGATCGGTTCTCCTCGGCCGCCAACTCACCGGTCATGAAAAGCTCTAATCGCTGCGCCGATGGGTGCGGTGACATCTAGGCACGCCTCCGACGAGTCACGAGCAGACTCTTGCTCAGCGCCGCCAGACAGCGCTCGAGCGTCTTGTAGATGCCCGTGCGGCTGTAACCCAGCAGATCGGCCAGCTGGGAGGGCTTGAAATCCGACTGGTAACGGAGCTTGAGCAGGCTGGCGCATTTGTGGGGCAGCTGTTCCAGGCGACTGACTACGTCCCTGAGAAAGACCCGGTGCTCCTGGCAGGGCGCGGTGGGCTCGGCCAGCGCCTCGAGGAGGGCCGAGTCCATGCTGCTGTAGAACCGGCGTCGCCGTTCGCGCCAATAGACCAGACAGCGGTGTTTCAAAGTCCACTGAAGCCAGCCTTCTACGCACGACGCTGCGGGTTTCTTGGTCAAATAGAGCAGGAGAACGTCCTGCAGCAAGTCCTCCGCGTCCTGCGCCGGGATCCGGAAACGCGCCAGGACCTTGCGAGCGTCAACTCGGAAGTCGTCCAGAAACTCGCGGGCTCGGGACTCGGGGAGGTTGGAAACGTCGGAAGATACAGATTCACCCATACCGATGGCCTAGCCCAAAGCTACCACCGGTGGGCGAGGACTGTCTAACCAAGCCGCGGGTCGGTGGTGTCCCAATAGCTACTGGAACACCACCGAAGATCGTCTCCCGACCGCTACGTCAACACGATCCGTCCTCTTCACAGGGGTCGACGCGCGCGCCATCCTGGGCCCAGATCACGCCGAGCTTCTGCAGGAAGTCGAAGAAGCCGTCTCCGAGACTGGAGAGGGCCATGGAGACTCGGCTTCCGAACGACTTTTCCATGTCGGTTCCGGGATCGATCCCTTGCTCGAAAAAGGCCGATGCCGGTGCCGCTGCGAAGGTGAAACAAACCAGCGTCAAGGCGATGACTCCCAGGATGCGGCTGCTTTTGCGGATACTCTTCATTTCGAACTCCCTGTCAGTGCGAATCGCAACCAGCCTCCAATAGCCCGTTTCGTTCGCCTCTACTGATTGAGTTGCCGCTCGGGTGGCGATTCCTGACAAATCCGCCGAAGTTTTTTCAGCGCTACAATGTACGGGTGGACGGGCAAGGGCATTTCAGGCCGTTGCGCTGGGCTTTTCTGGGCCTGGTGAGCTACGCCGAATCGCTTGCGCTTCAGGACCGGATTCGCGCCGCAATTCGGCGAGGCGAACAGCCCGATCACCTCCTCCTGCTCGAGCACCCGCACGTCTACACGATGGGACGCTCGGCGACGCCGGATGACGTACTGCTGGACGAGCCGGGCAGGAGCAGTCTCGGAATCGAGGTCGCCGAGACCGATCGCGGGGGGAAAGTCACCTATCACGGGCCGGGTCAGCTCGTCGGCTACCCGATTGTGGACCTGAATCCGGATCGTCGCGACGTCCGGCGCTATGTTGCCGATCTACAGGCGGTCTTGATCGGTACGCTGGCCCACCTGGGCATTTCGGCCCGAGGGGGCGGCGATTCCGAGACCATCGGAGTTTGGGTCGGAGAAAGGAAGATCGCTTCGATCGGGGTGCACTTGAGTCGCTGGATTACGACCCACGGTTTTGCTCTTAACGTTTCGACCGATCTGTCGCTATTCCAGGGGATCGTTCCGTGCGGCCTGTCGGATGTCGAGATGACCTCTATCCAGGCCGAGATCGGTGAGGCTCCGCCTCCCGAAGAGGTCGGCACGATTTGCGCCGGCGAGTTTGCCCGGGTCTTCGAGCGTTCTCTGGAGGCCGCCCCGGTTTCCGAGGACTTGGCTCAATGGGCCGTCAACGCGTAGCCCATACGGCGGGATCGTGGCCAGATACCGCCCTATGGCGGTAATCAGAGGCCGAGCCCACTCCACCGACGGCGTGAGGCGCGGAATCCCGGCACGATAGACTCGCGAACCTGATGAGCGGACTCGTACAGATCGGCGAATCGCCCGAGCGTCCGGACTCGGCTGTCACTTCCGGGCGCGGTGGCAGACCCTCCTGGCTTCGCATTCGACTCTCGACGCCCGAGAGGTATCACGATGTGCGCAAGCTCGTCGACGGCCTTAAACTCAACACGGTTTGCGAGGAGGCTCGGTGCCCGAACATCTACGAATGTTGGGGTGAGCACGGCACGGCGACGTTCATGATTCTGGGTGATATCTGCACTCGCAGTTGCGGCTTCTGCTCGGTCACGACAGGCCGGCCGAACCCGGGCGTGGATCCGGACGAGCCCACCAACGTCGCCGCGGCCGTAAGCAGCATGGGCTTGCGCCATGCCGTCATTACCTCCGTCGATCGCGATGACTTGGCCGACGGGGGAGCCGGTCATTTCGCCGACGTGATTCGAGCGATTCACGCCAGCGATCCGGGTATCGCTGTGGAGGTCTTGACCCCGGATTTCCGAGGCGTCCCTGAAGCGCTCGATGTCGTTCTGGCAGCGAAGCCGGAGGTCTTCTCTCACAATGTCGAGACCGTACCGAGCATGTATCGGAAGGCCAGACCGGGGAGCAGTTATGAGCGGTCGCTCCAACTTCTCTCAGAGGCAGCCGGCCGAAGGAATCGCGGCGAATACTCGGGTCGGGTGAAGACCGGAATCATGGTCGGAATCGGCGAGGCGCCGGAAGAGGTCGTTCAGACACTGTTCGATATTCACAAGGCCGGCGTCGAGATCCTGACCATTGGGCAGTACATGCAGCCGACCGCCAAGCACCTGCCGGTCCATCGCTGGGTCCATCCTGACGAGTTCGCCTCCTACCGGGCGCGGGCGCTCGAGATCGGGTTCTTGCATTGTGAGTCGGGCCCTCTGGTGCGAAGCAGTTATCACGCCCACGAGCAAGTGTCCGCGGCAGCAAGCGCGTGACCGGTCGCGGTGCTGCCGACTCGATCCTGCTCAATCTGGGCGACTATCGAGAGGCCGCTCGCCGCCGCCTCGAGGAGCCCACCTTCGACTACTACGCGGGTGGCTCCTATGACGAGATCACGTTGCGCGAGAACCACCGCGCCTACGATCGGATTCGCCTGTGCTACCGGGTGCTGCGCGAGGTGTCGAGCCGAGATCTGAGCACAACGGTGCTGGGCTCCGCGATCGATCTGCCGATCTTGGTGGCGCCGACCGCGTTTCAGTCGATGGCCAGCCCGGAGGGCGAAGTGGCGACGGCCAAGGCAGCGGGTCGGTCCGGCACGATCATGATCGTTTCGACCTTGTCCAATCGGCCGATTGAGGAGATCACGGCCGCGGCGACCACGCCGGTTTGGTTCCAGCTCTACATCTACCGTGATCGTGGCGCGACCCGCGCGTTGGTGAAGCGCGCGGAGGAGGCCGGCTGCGAGGCGTTGGTGCTCACCGTCGATGCTCAGCTGTGGGGAGAGCGAGAGCGCGATGCTGGATGGATGGCCAGGCCGGAGTCGAGAGCGTGTTCGCGATCTTGCGACGAGAGCTCGATACTGTGATGGGCCTGTGCGGTGCGAGCCGAGTCACTGAGCTGAGTCGGGGTTTAGTGCGGCGTGGTTGACGAGCCGAGAGTCGTCGCTGACTTCACCTTGCCAGCGCCGTTTTGGGGTCGATACAATCGCGCGGGCGTCGATCCCACATGGGAGCTGATTGTCAGCTCGCGCCCGTTCGGCAATTCCAGACGAAGTGGAGCAGAGACTCTGAGCGATGAGTAAGGTCGAAGTGCGAATCCGCGCGCTGGAGGACACGGACATCGGGGATATCACCGCCCTGGACGAGAAGCTCGGCGGGACCTACCGGCCCGCGGTCTGGGAGCGCCGCCTTGGCTACTACCTCAGGCGTGACCCGGAGAGCTCGACGGTCGCCGAGGCCGACGGCAAGGTCGTGGGTTTCATGCTCGGTGAGGTTCGCTCGGGTGAGTTCGGCTTGGAAGAGCCGACCGGCTGGATCGAGGTGCTGGGTGTCGATCCCGACTATCGCGGAAACGCCATCGGTCGGCGCTTGGCCGAGCGAGTTCTCGCCAAGTTCGGCGCTCTGGGCGCCAAGAGCGTACGTACGCTCGTGGACGATGAAATGGCAGGCATCGGGGATTTCTTTACCGCCCTGGGCTTCGAAGCGGCCACGCTGCGGCCGTTCATCAAGAAGCTCTGAGGCAAGGACACGGAAGAGGCATCATGTCGACGCGACAAGTCGAGTTACCCAAGAAGTACCATCAGGCGATCGTCAAGTGGAGCGAGCGCTACCTTCCCGATTACGATTTCCTGATCGAGAGCTGGGACAAGTACTTTCCGCGCGATCCGGAATTCAAGCTCTGCGCCTATCGCGAGCTAGGCATGTGCAACAAGATCGAGTGCGGAGACCTGGAAGGCCAAGCCAAGTTCGAGCGGGCTGGCAAAATGCATCCCAAGCAGTCGGGCCACGTTTTGGGCGCGATCAGAGCTCAGGCCTCGACCGAATTCGGGTCGATTCAGCAGCATCAACTGACTCTGGCTCGAGCGCAGGAAGAAGAGGAACAGGTCTGGATTCTGCGCATGATGGCCGAGGAACTGCGCCACGGCTACCAGATGATTCATCTGCTCCTAGAGGATGACTGGTCGGGTGCCTCGGACGTGTCCGAGGAGGACATGGTGGAGCAGATTCTCTCGATGCGGACCGGCTCGCACATTCTGGGCGCGTTCAATATCGACTTCGATTCCTTTGTCGACAACGTGACCTTCTGTGCGTTGATCGATCGAGTGGGCAAGTTCCAACTCGCGATGCAGAAGGTGAGCTCCTACCAGCCGATGGCCGAGAGCATGCCGCAGATGTTGCGCGAGGAGGCCTTTCATCTCGCCGCTGGGGTCGTACCTCTCAGGCGCTACATGGAGAAGGCCGCGCGCGGATCGTTCTGCGTCAGCTCCGCGGATATTCAGAAGGCCTTCAACAAATGGTTCCCTCGCGGCTTGGAGATGTTCGGCGACGAGCGCGGCGGCGGCACGAATGTCCGGTTCGGCCTCAAGCCGATGAAGAACGGAGAGGCGCAGGTCGCCTATGTCGAGGAGGTCGCGAAGGTCGTCCGGGACTTGAATGTCAGGTTCGTGCGAGCCCGGCTACCGGAGCTCTCGCCCGGCGACTCCCAGAAGGTGCTGGACAAGGTCCTCGAGAATCGAGGGACCGAGCGGGGCATCGCCTTCGAGGATCTGGTGCATCTACCCGACACGAGGTTCTTCCGCCGTCGCGGAGTCCCCGCATTCGAGCTCGTGGGTCGCGATGGCGAGACTTTCGACGACGTCGATGCATACCTGGGCCATCTGACCCGGCATCTCCCGGACGCCTACAGGGCCGGTCGCGACTTCAAGCACTACGTCGACCTGCTGACCCGGGTCCATTCGGGCGAAACCAGCGTCGTTGACGCCTCACGAGAGATGCCGACGCTGACCCGCGTGGGCGGTGTCTGTCCGTGCTCGAAGTCCGTGCGCTGGGTCAACGGCAACGGCTCCGATGTCGCCGGGCAGGATCCTCAGGACGGCGTACCAGCGTCCACTCTCTGAGGCGCTTCGGCGAGAACGGGCCAAGCAGTTGAGTTTCACCAGCCGGCTGATCGTCGCGACCCTGCCACTGATCCCGAAGTTCCTGGTCGGGTGGGTCGCGAGCCGATATGTTGCCGGGGAGACTCGCGAAGAGGCTCTGGCGGCTGTCAAGGTGCTGAACGAGACCGGTGCCTGCGCGACGTTGGATCTGCTCGGCGAAGAAGTCACGGAGCGTTCCAAGGCCGAGGCCGCCGTGGCCGAGTACATCGGCTTGTTCGAGGACATCGGACGCGACCAGCTCGACGCCAACGTCTCGATCAAGCTGACTCTCCTGGGGTTGAAGATCGACGAGGACTTCTGTCGGGAGAACGTCGCGCGAATCGCTGCCGCGGCAGCCCGGTGGAGCAATTTCGTGCGCATCGATATGGAGGATTCGTCCTGCACCGACGCGACGCTCAGGATTTACCGGGCGGTTCACTCCGAGCACAGCAACCTGGGCGTGGTTCTGCAGTCCTACATGCGCCGAACGCTTGACGACATAGAGCGACTGCCGGCCGTCAAGCCCAACGTGCGGCTGTGCAAGGGGATCTACATCGAGCCCCGGCCTCTTGCCTGGAAGGGCTACGAAACGGTTCGGGCCAACTTCACGGCGGCTCTCGAGAAGTTGCTGCGCAACAACGTCTATGTCGGCATCGCGACCCACGATGAGCATCTCGTTTGTGAAGCCGAGATCCTGATCGACCGCCTCGCATCAACCTCGGAAGACTACGAGTTCCAAATGTTGCTCGGCGTTGACGAAGAGCTCCGGGCCATCCTCCTCGAGCGGGGCCACAAGTTGCGGATCTATGTGCCCTATGGCGCAGATTGGTACCCGTACTCGACGCGGCGGCTGCGGGAGAATCCGGAGGTTGCCAAGCACGTGATCCGCGCGACCCTGGGCCTGGGCCCTTCCAGGCGGTAAGCGCCTTTCCGGACCTATTCCCGCGGCGGGCTCTCGCGGCGCATCGTGACTATTCGATGGCGGCGGTCGCGTTTCGCCCCGCCTTTGGCGGAGCGCTTGCGTACTGTCTTGGCGCTTTCGGCATAGAAACGCTCGATGGCTTCGGCGCCCGAGCGAGCGGCCTTTTCGGCGGAGTGCTCCAGCCAGGGCAGGGCCTCGGCCTCGTTCCCTGATTCGAGCAGGTGGAAGGCCAATTCCTCGCTGACGAAACCGGGGTCCGCGCTGTGGCGCCGGAGTAACGCCCGGGCGGCCTCGCCGTGCATGAAGCCTCTGCGCAGTGGGTTGATGTGGTCGAGGATCGAACTGCGAATCGCTCGGTGGGCGAACTCGAAGAAGCCTCGCCGCGCACCGTGGGCCCACAGGACGATGTCTCTCTCCGGGCCGGCCTGGGCCCACGACTGGGGGAACTGCCGGATGAGCCAGCGCTCGAGGGAAAGCTCGATCGCGGTTTCGACCACTGTCAGGTGTTCGTCGGCCGCTCGGGTGAGGACCTCGACATCGAACTGGTGGCCGAGAATGGCCGCTAGCGAGATGAGTCGTCTCGCGGAGTTCGGCAGCCCTTGGAAACGACGGTTGATCAACTCGCCGATCTCCTCCGGAGGTTCGATGGCGCCTGGATCCGCGCGCAGCGCCCAGTGTCCGGGAGCAAGCTGGATCAAGATCTTCTCGTCCCAGAGCAGGTTGACGAGCTCCGCGATCGCGAGCGGAAGGCCCTGTCCGCTGCGCCAAAGATAGTCGGCAAGCACCGGCGCGCTGGCGAGATCGACCAGCGACTTGGCGATCTCCTCCACCTGCTTCGAATCGAGTCGTGTCAGGGGGATACCGACGCCCGAATCTCCCAGGGCCGCGAGCGACTCGGCGATCTTGTCGCTGTCTCGGCTGGTGGCCAGCACCCAGATCGAGCGGCTCGCGAGGTTTTTGGCCAGGAAGTCGAGGAGTGCCAATGTGGCTTCGTCCGCCCACTGGACGTCTTCGAGCAGGAAGATGATGGGCCTCGTTTCACCCTGCGCAGGCTGGAGCAAGACGTCGATCAGCTCGAGGAAGGAGGCTGCCAGGCGTTCGGTCCTGCCCAGGCCGGGATTGATCTCGATGTCGAGCGTGGTCGCCGTCAGTTTGGGTAGCTCGGGGCAGAGCAGTGCCAGGTCGGCCAGCACCTGCGGTTCGAGCCGGCTGGCGCCTTCGGGCTCGTCGGCCAGCAGATCGACGAACACGGAGCGGATGGCCTCGGCGATCGGCCGGTAAGCGACAAGGGGGGCCGAAGCGTAGGACCGTCCTCTCAGGACCACGGCGTTGCGCATCGAGCTGGCGCTATCGACAAAGGACTTGACTAGCCGGCTCTTCCCGACGCCGCTCTCTCCGGTGACCACGGAGAATTGCCCCTGGCCGTCGATGACACGGCTCCAGGACGCCTGCAGGATGTCGAAATGATCTCCGCGTCCGATCAAGGGGATGATGGGGGGGGTGCTCTCTTCCCGGTCCGTGGTCTCTTCGTCGGCTCCGCTCTGCAGCAGAATTGAGCGGTAAAGATCGGTGGTGTCTTCGACCGGATCCACACCCAGCTCGGTTTGTAGCAGATTGAGAAGCTGCTCGTACTGGGCGAGGGCGCGATTGCGTCGGCCGGCCATCGTGTAGAGGCGCATCAGTTGCTGGTGCGTCTCTTCGGAGAGCGGATCGATGGCCAGTAGACGCTTGGCGTATTGAATGCCGAAGCGGTGTTCGCCGCGAGCGAGATAGGCACGAACCAGCTCTCGGAAAGCCTGAAGTGCCTCTTCCCGAGTCTGTTCCTGGCGAGTCACCAGCCACTCCTCGAACTCCACGCAGCCGCGCAGAAAGAACCCGGCCAACAGATCGCCTTTGTAGAGGCGCACGGCCTCTCGGAGGTGGAGCGGATCCGCCCCAGACTCGGAAAGCCCACGGCGGATGCGGTCCTTGAACTCGACGACGTCGATCCAACACTCGAGATCGGGATTCAGCCGGACCTGGCTCTGGTCGGTGTCGAGAGCCGCAACGTTCTCGTCATCGTTTCCGAGAGCGATCCGAATGTTGTAGAGCGCCTGGCGGAGATTCCGCCGGGAAGCCTCGTCGGTTCGTTCCGGCCAGAACAGTCCGGCCAGGTGATCCCTGTTGAGCGACCGGTCTCGATGCAGGGCGAGGTAGGCGAGCAGCGCTCGGACCTTCTGTGATTCAAACCGCTGAACGGGCCGGTCGGTCAGTTTGGCTTCGAACCCGCCGAGCAGGCGAATCTCGAGGCGTTTCACCGGCTGCTTTCCAGGCGGGGCCAGCGGGAAGAGAGACCGGTTGCAGAGGTAGAAAACACGAGAAGAAACTTGTCAGATTGGGCAATTACTTTAGCACGCACTAGCCGCCTGAACCCTGCCGAGGGCACGGAGGATGAGTGGTCTATTGACGGATGGCTATGCCTCGATGTTGTGCTGACGCCTCCCTGACGCCCGCCGGAGACTCTTTGAGGCCGAGGAACTAGGCATCTGATGCCTGCACGTGCTTCCTGACGTCTTCCTGACGCGGTCGGAAGACACTCACGAACGAGGATGAAGTTTCTTGGGGGAAAGCCTTGAAGGAAAAAGACGACGAAAGCGCAAGGGATCGAGAACGGCGATCGCCATCGAGCTCATACCTGGTCAGAGTTTGGCAGGAGAACGGGGAGGACGCGGAAGTGCGATTCTACCTGCGAGATCTGAAGACCGGACAAGAAAGGTATCTCGGCGACCCCACTCGGATCGGAGAGCTGTTGACACGAGGCCTGGAGCAGGAGAAATCAGGGCAGCCGCGTCAGCGGGACACGGCATAGCCGGCAAGGCGGGCCGATCGGGATGACAGGTATCGCGCACGCGGGGGGAGCGGCTTTTCACTAGAAGGGCGGGGCAACGAGCCCCGCCCTTCGCCTTTTCTTGGCGAACCGCTCGATT of bacterium contains these proteins:
- a CDS encoding AAA family ATPase — translated: MKRLEIRLLGGFEAKLTDRPVQRFESQKVRALLAYLALHRDRSLNRDHLAGLFWPERTDEASRRNLRQALYNIRIALGNDDENVAALDTDQSQVRLNPDLECWIDVVEFKDRIRRGLSESGADPLHLREAVRLYKGDLLAGFFLRGCVEFEEWLVTRQEQTREEALQAFRELVRAYLARGEHRFGIQYAKRLLAIDPLSEETHQQLMRLYTMAGRRNRALAQYEQLLNLLQTELGVDPVEDTTDLYRSILLQSGADEETTDREESTPPIIPLIGRGDHFDILQASWSRVIDGQGQFSVVTGESGVGKSRLVKSFVDSASSMRNAVVLRGRSYASAPLVAYRPIAEAIRSVFVDLLADEPEGASRLEPQVLADLALLCPELPKLTATTLDIEINPGLGRTERLAASFLELIDVLLQPAQGETRPIIFLLEDVQWADEATLALLDFLAKNLASRSIWVLATSRDSDKIAESLAALGDSGVGIPLTRLDSKQVEEIAKSLVDLASAPVLADYLWRSGQGLPLAIAELVNLLWDEKILIQLAPGHWALRADPGAIEPPEEIGELINRRFQGLPNSARRLISLAAILGHQFDVEVLTRAADEHLTVVETAIELSLERWLIRQFPQSWAQAGPERDIVLWAHGARRGFFEFAHRAIRSSILDHINPLRRGFMHGEAARALLRRHSADPGFVSEELAFHLLESGNEAEALPWLEHSAEKAARSGAEAIERFYAESAKTVRKRSAKGGAKRDRRHRIVTMRRESPPRE